CGCGCGCCAGCTCGTCGGCCCTGTCTCCCAAGGCCCGCCGCAGCCCGTTCAGCAGAGCCGGCAGCAGGCGCGCCCCGTCGCCGGAGAGAGCGCCCGAGGCCACGACCGCGGCGGCCATGGCCGCGAAATCCCGCGCGATCTTGTCCCGGACCTCCTGGGCGCTGAGGCGTGTCAACCCGAGCAGCCCGGAGGTGTACTGGCTGTCGTTGAGGCAGGTCTGGAAATACGTGGTGGCGGCGTCGGCTAGCTCGTCGTCAAGGGCGGTGTCAGTGTGGCCGAGGGCATCGTGGACGGCTGGCTGGGCGAAGAACTCAGTAACGAGCCCGCGCAGTCTCCGTTCCCCGGCACGCTGGGGGAGGTTCCGGCCCTCCACGCTGAGCGTGAGAAACAGCGCTAAGAAACGGTCGCCACCCCCGTCGTGCCGGGCCGCGCGCAGAGAGTCGGACGTCATGCCCGCACCCTACAGGTCGCAGGGACGCTCATTGGACAATGCGGTCGATATACATTTCCCGGCACGAGGAATAATTCTGTCCGAGGCCAGTATTCAACAACAGCTCTGAGGATGTGGAGTGCCCGGCGTTTCGTGGACAGTGGTGAACAGCCAGGTAACTCCAAGCCCCCGGTTTGCTGGTCTTATCTCTGGTTTGCTGGCCTTATTCGC
The sequence above is drawn from the Arachnia rubra genome and encodes:
- a CDS encoding DUF6553 family protein, coding for MTSDSLRAARHDGGGDRFLALFLTLSVEGRNLPQRAGERRLRGLVTEFFAQPAVHDALGHTDTALDDELADAATTYFQTCLNDSQYTSGLLGLTRLSAQEVRDKIARDFAAMAAAVVASGALSGDGARLLPALLNGLRRALGDRADELARDAVAANHLATQASGLLWSE